Within the Ochrobactrum sp. Marseille-Q0166 genome, the region CCTACGCAAAAGCTCACGCAGTTTTGCTGGAAATGCTCGTAAGGAACATAAAATGCGACCCATCAAGGATATTCTGAAGACCATGGAATATGGACCTTCCCCTGAAGCAAACGGCGATGTGAAGCAGTGGCTGGAACAGCATGGCCATTCTTTCGGTCATTATATCAACGGCGCTTTCGTCAAACCGGAAGGCCGCAAAACCATTGCCGTGGCCAATCCTGCCAATGGCGACAAGCTTGCCGAGATTACACTTGGAACGCAGGAAGACGTCGATCAGGCTGTGAAAGCTGCGCGTGGTGCCTTTGGCAAATGGTCGAAGCTATCTGGCCATGAACGTGCAAAATATCTTTATGCAATTGCCCGCCATATCCAGAAGCGAGAACGCTTCCTCTCGGTTCTGGAAGCCATGGATAATGGCAAGCCGCTGCGCGAAACGCGCGACATTGATATTCCGCTGGCAGTTCGTCATTTCTACCATCATGCCGGTTGGGCGGAGATGGTTGAAGATGAGTTCAAGGGCTTCTCGCCGGTTGGCGTTTGTGGTCAGGTGATCCCTTGGAACTTCCCATTGTTGATGCTGGCGTGGAAGATCGCGCCGGCCTTGGCTGCTGGCAATACGGTTGTGCTGAAGCCAGCTGATCTCACACCACTGACCGCTATTGCCTTTGCAGAAATCTGCCACGAAGTTGGCCTGCCTGCCGGTGTAGTCAATATCGTGCAGGGCGATGGCACAACGGGTGCGAGCGTCTGCGGTCATGACGGCGTCGACAAGGTTGCTTTCACCGGCTCGACACAAGTGGGCCGCATCATCCGCGAACAGATTGCAGGTTCCGGCAAGAAGCTCTCGCTGGAGCTTGGTGGCAAATCGCCCTTCATCGTATTTGAAGATACTGATCTCGATGCCGCTGTTGAAGGTGTCGTCGACGCCATCTGGTTTAACCAGGGCGAAGTCTGCTGCGCTGGTTCACGTCTTCTGGTGCAGGAAGGCATTGCCGATCGCTTTTATGCCAAGCTGAAAAAGCGGCTTGAAAGCCTGCGCGTTGGTGATCCGCTCGACAAATCCACCGATGTTGGCGCCATTGTCTCGCCTACTCAGGTGAAACGCATATCCGATCTGATCCAGAAAGGTATCGATGAAGGTGGCCAACTCTGGCAGACACCTAATCCGCTGCCTGCCAAGGGTAATTACATTGCGCCTGGTTTTTTTACTGAAGTCGATCAAGCCGCAACGGTCTGCCAGGTGGAAATCTTCGGACCAATCGCCGCCGCCACAACATTCCGCACGCCGGATGAGGCTGTGGCACTCGCCAACAACACGCGTCATGGCCTTGCTGCTTCCATCTGGTCTGAAAACATCAATGTTGCACTTGATCTTGCAGCGCGTGTGAAAGCCGGTGTTGTCTGGATCAACTGCACCAATATGCTGGATGCAGGCGCAGGCTTTGGTGGTTATCGCGAAAGCGGATACGGCCGTGAAGGCGCACGCGAAGGCCTTTACGAGTATCTTGCAGCCGATTGGGAAAAGACGCTGACTTCACCAAAGGCTGCCGAAAACTTCGCACCGTCTGCGGCGCCATCAGGTGAAGACAAGATCGTCATCGATGGCATTGACCGCACAATGAAGAACTATATTGGCGGCAAGCAGGCTCGTCCTGATGGTGGCTATAGCTATTCTGTTACAGGCAAAGGCGGCGCGATTATCGGTCAGGCTGGCATTGGCAACCGCAAAGATATCCGCAATGCGGTTGAGGCGGCAGCTAAAGCATCAAGCTGGGGCAGCGCCACCGCCCATAACCGGGCACAGATGCTTTATTATCTGGGTGAAAACCTCGATGCACGCCGCGACGAATTTGTGGCTCACCTCGTTGAGAGCACTGGTGTCAGCGAAAAGAAAGCTACCGAAGAAGTCGAAGCATCACTGCGCCGCATTTTTTATTACGCGGCACAGGCCGACAAATTCGACGGCGCGGTGCATTCGACCAAGTCGCGCCATGTGACGCTTGCCATGAACGAACCTTGGGGTGTGATGGGCATTGTCTGCCCGGATGAAGCTCCGCTTTTGTCGCTGGTCTCGCTTGTGCTGCCTGCCATTGCGATGGGTAATCGCGCAGTTGTCGTGCCATCAAGCCGTCATCCGCTGATTGCTGGCGATTTCTATCAGGTACTCGACACATCGGATGTGCCGGGTGGTGTGATCAACATTGTCACCGGCGAGCGTGAAGTCTTAGCCAGAACATTGGCTGAACATGATGAAGTGGCAGCCCTTTGGTACTTCGGTTCTAAGGAAGGCAGCGCGATGGTCGAGAAGGCCTCAGCCGGAAATCTCAAAGCCACATGGGTCAGCAATGGCCGCATGCCTAACTGGAACAATACCAGCGAAGCACAAGGTCGCGATTACTTACGCAGAGCTGTTCAGGTCAAAAACATATGGGTGCCATACGGCGCTTAAATAGAAAGGCCCGGTCAATCGACCGGGCCTTTCAGTTTCAGACAATCAAGCGGCACTTTCAAAGCCGGATTACATATTCCTTGCGCGTAGTTTCAATAACGTCCCAGGTACCTTTGAAACCCGGTTGAATAACAAAACTATCGCCTGCTTTAAGCGTTCGTGCTTCGCCGCCCCCTTCCGTCAGAACCGACTGGCCTGCCAGAATATGACAAAACTCCCACTCATCATATTCGATGCGCCATTTTCCCGGCGAGCTTTCCCAAATGCCTGCAAAAAGCTTGCCGTCGTCACTTTCCTCAAAATTCCATGTCAGGAATCGCGGATCGCCCGAAAGAACGCGCTCCGGCAAGGGAGCGCCTTCTTCTGGTTCCACGGTGTTAATATCAAAGCGGAGGAATCGGCTCATCGCATCAGACCTTTGCGAGCGCCTGCTCGATATCAGCGATAATGTCATCGGCGTCTTCAATACCAATTGACAGACGAACGACATCGGGGCCTGCACCCGCTGCAACCTTCTGCTCATCGGTCAGCTGTCGGTGCGTTGTCGATGCCGGATGGATAACCAGCGAACGTGTGTCACCAATATTGGCCAGAAGAGAGAACAGTTCGAGACTGTCAACAAACTTTACGCCCGCTTCATAACCATTCTTCAAGCCGAAAGTGAAAACAGAACCCGCGCCCTTCGGCGAATATTTCTGAGCAAGCGTATGATACTTGTCATGTGGAAGTCCCGCATAATTTACCCAGGACACTTTTTCATGCCCATGCAGCCATGAAGCAACCTTCAAGGCGTTATCCGCATGGCGCTGCATACGTAGTGGCAAAGTTTCAACGCCCGTCAGAATCTGGAAAGCATTGAATGGAGAAATGGCCGGGCCGAAATCGCGCAGACCAAGCACGCGCGCAGCAATAGCAAACGAGATATTGCCAAAGGTCTTGTGTAGTTCGACCCCTGCATAGTCCGGGCGCGGTTCAGTGAGAAGCGGATAGTTGCCAGACTTGGCCCAATCGAATGTACCTGCATCGACCAGAATTCCACCCATAGAGTTGCCATGGCCGCCGATGAATTTTGTCAGCGAATGCACGACAATATCCGCTCCATGCTCAATCGGACGCACGAGATAAGGTGAGGCCAGCGTGTTATCGACAATCAGTGGCAGACCATGCTTGTGTGCGATTTCGGCAATCGCTTCGATATCGACAACTATTCCACCCGGATTGGCGAAACTCTCGATAAAAATTGCGCGTGTCTTGCCATCGATCTGTTTTGCAAAATCGGTGGGATTGGTCGCATCAGCCCAGCGAACATGCCAATCAAATGATTTGAATGACTGGCCGAACTGGTTGATCGAGCCGCCATAAAGCTGGCGCGCCGCGATGAAATTATCGCCCGGCTGTAGCAGCAAATGGAAAACAAGCAATTGTGCCGCATGTCCCGAAGCCGTTGCAACAGCTGCCGTTCCGCCCTCAAGTGCTGCAATACGCTCTTCCAGAACGGCAGTCGTAGGATTGGTGATGCGTGTATAGATGTTACCAAAAGCCTGCAGGCCAAACAGAGACGCAGCATGATCTGCATCGTCGAAGACAAAGGACGTGGTCTGATAGA harbors:
- a CDS encoding aldehyde dehydrogenase family protein; its protein translation is MRPIKDILKTMEYGPSPEANGDVKQWLEQHGHSFGHYINGAFVKPEGRKTIAVANPANGDKLAEITLGTQEDVDQAVKAARGAFGKWSKLSGHERAKYLYAIARHIQKRERFLSVLEAMDNGKPLRETRDIDIPLAVRHFYHHAGWAEMVEDEFKGFSPVGVCGQVIPWNFPLLMLAWKIAPALAAGNTVVLKPADLTPLTAIAFAEICHEVGLPAGVVNIVQGDGTTGASVCGHDGVDKVAFTGSTQVGRIIREQIAGSGKKLSLELGGKSPFIVFEDTDLDAAVEGVVDAIWFNQGEVCCAGSRLLVQEGIADRFYAKLKKRLESLRVGDPLDKSTDVGAIVSPTQVKRISDLIQKGIDEGGQLWQTPNPLPAKGNYIAPGFFTEVDQAATVCQVEIFGPIAAATTFRTPDEAVALANNTRHGLAASIWSENINVALDLAARVKAGVVWINCTNMLDAGAGFGGYRESGYGREGAREGLYEYLAADWEKTLTSPKAAENFAPSAAPSGEDKIVIDGIDRTMKNYIGGKQARPDGGYSYSVTGKGGAIIGQAGIGNRKDIRNAVEAAAKASSWGSATAHNRAQMLYYLGENLDARRDEFVAHLVESTGVSEKKATEEVEASLRRIFYYAAQADKFDGAVHSTKSRHVTLAMNEPWGVMGIVCPDEAPLLSLVSLVLPAIAMGNRAVVVPSSRHPLIAGDFYQVLDTSDVPGGVINIVTGEREVLARTLAEHDEVAALWYFGSKEGSAMVEKASAGNLKATWVSNGRMPNWNNTSEAQGRDYLRRAVQVKNIWVPYGA
- a CDS encoding cupin domain-containing protein — protein: MSRFLRFDINTVEPEEGAPLPERVLSGDPRFLTWNFEESDDGKLFAGIWESSPGKWRIEYDEWEFCHILAGQSVLTEGGGEARTLKAGDSFVIQPGFKGTWDVIETTRKEYVIRL
- a CDS encoding O-acetylhomoserine aminocarboxypropyltransferase produces the protein MSKRSPGIETLAVHAGAKPDPTTGARATPIYQTTSFVFDDADHAASLFGLQAFGNIYTRITNPTTAVLEERIAALEGGTAAVATASGHAAQLLVFHLLLQPGDNFIAARQLYGGSINQFGQSFKSFDWHVRWADATNPTDFAKQIDGKTRAIFIESFANPGGIVVDIEAIAEIAHKHGLPLIVDNTLASPYLVRPIEHGADIVVHSLTKFIGGHGNSMGGILVDAGTFDWAKSGNYPLLTEPRPDYAGVELHKTFGNISFAIAARVLGLRDFGPAISPFNAFQILTGVETLPLRMQRHADNALKVASWLHGHEKVSWVNYAGLPHDKYHTLAQKYSPKGAGSVFTFGLKNGYEAGVKFVDSLELFSLLANIGDTRSLVIHPASTTHRQLTDEQKVAAGAGPDVVRLSIGIEDADDIIADIEQALAKV